One genomic segment of Streptomyces sp. RerS4 includes these proteins:
- a CDS encoding serine/threonine protein kinase — protein MSGVVVYYLPRSGGQQGGGQQGGGPGEAPADGAVTLRLGPGQVARFGRGSATNPVELRLVDAAISRLAGEIRVTDDHWQLSNHSSTHSYLVENPEGAGEYLRVPPRRAAAPIPFEFARVVLPTRGSTPVSFQVFAPDHVYLEAGGAGVGGRGHTTVTAYSLDETARYFLVLVALCEPRLRDESPLAVPTTPEIVARLRGHPACAALTARAVSAQIDYLADEKMRIGAPTGAGARREARRNGKREALVGLALRFGLVREEHLALLPSRAEAGGASRATAR, from the coding sequence ATGAGCGGGGTGGTGGTGTACTACCTGCCGCGGAGCGGCGGTCAGCAGGGCGGCGGTCAGCAGGGCGGCGGTCCGGGGGAGGCGCCGGCCGACGGGGCCGTGACCCTGCGGCTCGGCCCCGGACAGGTGGCCCGCTTCGGTCGCGGCTCCGCCACGAACCCCGTCGAACTGCGCCTCGTCGACGCGGCCATCTCCCGCCTGGCGGGCGAGATCCGCGTCACCGACGACCACTGGCAGCTCAGCAACCACAGCAGCACCCACAGCTACCTGGTGGAGAACCCGGAGGGCGCCGGCGAATACCTGCGCGTGCCACCCCGCAGGGCCGCGGCGCCCATCCCGTTCGAGTTCGCCCGCGTCGTCCTGCCCACGCGCGGCAGCACACCCGTCTCCTTCCAGGTGTTCGCCCCCGACCACGTCTACCTCGAAGCCGGCGGCGCCGGCGTCGGCGGCCGGGGTCACACCACCGTGACGGCGTACTCCCTGGACGAGACGGCCCGCTACTTCCTGGTCCTGGTCGCGCTCTGCGAACCGCGCCTGCGCGACGAGTCACCGCTCGCCGTACCGACCACCCCCGAGATCGTCGCCCGACTGCGCGGCCACCCGGCCTGCGCCGCGCTGACGGCCCGCGCGGTCAGCGCGCAGATCGACTACCTCGCCGACGAGAAGATGCGCATCGGCGCCCCGACCGGCGCCGGGGCGCGCCGCGAAGCCCGCCGCAACGGCAAGCGGGAGGCGCTCGTCGGCCTCGCCCTGCGGTTCGGCCTCGTACGGGAGGAGCACCTCGCCCTGCTGCCGTCCCGCGCCGAAGCGGGCGGGGCGTCGCGGGCGACGGCGCGCTGA
- a CDS encoding 3-hydroxybutyrate dehydrogenase, whose amino-acid sequence MTSGLTPAPGGTAPAPAGADLTGRAALVTGGGSGIGRACAVALAEAGALVHVVDVDPRAAATVAESIGGRAHVVDLAHPDAVAVLPTAVDVLVNNAGLQHVAAIEEFPPERFELMQRVMVGAPFLLLRRILPYMYGRGWGRVVNISSAHGLRASAFKSGYVTAKHALEGLSKVTALEGAPHGVTSNCVNPGYVRTPLVERQIEAQALAHGIPAERVITEVLLRGSAIKRLIEPEEVAAVAVWLCGPHTGHVTGSSLPMDGGWTAA is encoded by the coding sequence ATGACAAGCGGACTCACCCCGGCGCCCGGGGGAACGGCTCCCGCCCCCGCGGGGGCCGACCTGACGGGGCGCGCGGCCCTGGTGACCGGTGGCGGCAGTGGCATCGGCCGGGCCTGCGCGGTGGCGTTGGCCGAGGCCGGCGCCCTCGTACACGTCGTGGACGTCGACCCGCGGGCCGCCGCGACGGTGGCGGAGTCGATCGGGGGGCGGGCCCATGTGGTCGACCTCGCGCATCCGGACGCCGTCGCGGTCCTCCCGACGGCCGTGGACGTCCTCGTCAACAACGCCGGACTCCAACACGTCGCGGCCATCGAGGAGTTCCCGCCCGAGCGGTTCGAGCTCATGCAGCGGGTGATGGTCGGTGCACCGTTCCTGCTGCTGCGGCGGATCCTGCCGTACATGTACGGGCGCGGTTGGGGCCGGGTCGTGAACATCTCCAGCGCGCACGGCCTGCGCGCCAGCGCCTTCAAGTCCGGCTACGTCACGGCCAAGCACGCGCTGGAGGGGCTCAGCAAGGTCACCGCCCTGGAGGGCGCGCCGCACGGGGTGACGAGCAACTGCGTGAACCCGGGCTACGTCCGTACCCCGCTGGTGGAGCGGCAGATCGAGGCGCAGGCCCTGGCCCACGGGATTCCGGCCGAGCGGGTGATCACCGAGGTGTTGCTGCGCGGTTCCGCGATCAAGCGCCTGATCGAGCCGGAGGAGGTGGCGGCGGTCGCCGTCTGGCTCTGCGGCCCGCACACGGGCCATGTGACCGGCTCGTCCCTGCCCATGGACGGCGGCTGGACGGCGGCGTGA
- a CDS encoding SpoIIE family protein phosphatase, with the protein MRSPLGNRTRSVAGQVFILQVAIVVLLSAGALLALLLQTRHDIDREARTRSVAVAQTFAHSLGLQAALKTSDPSAVLQPLAEATRKDAGVDFIVVMDTKGTRYTHPQPDRIGKRFVGTIEPSLAGQVHTESVQGPLGKEIQAVVPVTDPDGKVVALVSAGLTVENVTGVVDRQLPVILLAIATGLALATAGTALISRRLRRQTHGLGPQEMTRMYEHHDAVLHAVREGVLITDGDGRLLLANDEAKRLLGLPDDAEGRHIGDVPGLDQRMTELLLSGREATDEVVETGERLLVVNQRPTHPRGRQDGSAVTIRDSTEMRILSSRAEAARRRLKLLYDAGGEVGTTLDVVRTAEELAVVAVPRFADYVTVDLAEPVLDGDEPGPGADMRRTAVSGIRPDHPLYPRGRVIDFLPSTPQARGYAGGDAELVPDLADAPGWHAQDPPRARAIVDYGIHSLIAAPLKARGVVLGVVNFWRSQKPEPFDEDDLSLAEELVARAAVSMDNARRYTREHALAETLQRSLLPRALPEQSAVDVAHFYLPAQSGVGGDWFDVIPLPGSRVALVVGDVVGHGLHAAATMGRLRTAVHNFSSLDLPPDEILGRLDALVQRIDHDHEGHSDDTDGSGVLGATCLYAVYDPVSQHCVMARAGHLPPLTVAPDGSTEIVDLPTGPPLGLGGMPFETAELYLAEGSQLVLYTDGLVEERGRDISEGLEVLREALSRPGRDPDESCAAVLDRLLPERPADDVALLIARTRTLGPDRVAQWEVPFQPDAVGTIRNEAARQLEAWDLGELGFATELILSELITNALRHGSAPVRVRLLHDHHLTCEVWDGSSIAPHLRYAATTDEGGRGLFLVAQLSEHWGTRYTPYGKVIWAEQELPRKGAGAREAAEPDLSAFLDIDPI; encoded by the coding sequence GTGCGGTCACCCCTAGGCAACAGGACCAGGAGCGTCGCCGGACAGGTCTTCATCCTCCAGGTGGCGATCGTGGTGTTGCTCTCCGCCGGCGCGCTGCTGGCCCTCCTGCTCCAGACGCGTCACGACATCGACCGCGAGGCCCGCACCCGCTCGGTCGCCGTCGCCCAGACGTTCGCCCACTCCCTCGGCCTCCAGGCCGCCCTGAAGACCTCCGATCCGTCCGCCGTCCTCCAGCCGCTCGCCGAGGCGACGCGCAAGGACGCGGGCGTGGACTTCATCGTCGTCATGGACACCAAGGGCACCCGCTACACGCACCCCCAGCCCGACCGCATCGGGAAACGGTTCGTCGGCACGATCGAACCCTCCCTCGCCGGACAGGTCCACACCGAGAGCGTCCAGGGACCCCTCGGCAAGGAGATCCAGGCCGTGGTCCCCGTCACCGACCCCGACGGGAAGGTCGTCGCCCTGGTGTCGGCGGGCCTGACCGTCGAGAACGTCACGGGCGTGGTCGACCGGCAGCTTCCCGTCATCCTCCTCGCCATCGCGACCGGCCTCGCCCTCGCCACCGCCGGCACCGCGCTCATCAGCCGCCGCCTGCGCCGCCAGACCCACGGACTCGGCCCGCAGGAGATGACCCGCATGTACGAGCACCACGACGCGGTGCTCCACGCCGTCCGCGAAGGGGTGCTGATCACCGACGGCGACGGTCGGCTGCTGCTCGCCAACGACGAGGCCAAACGCCTCCTCGGCCTCCCGGACGACGCCGAAGGACGCCATATCGGCGACGTCCCCGGACTCGATCAGCGGATGACCGAACTGCTGCTGTCCGGCCGTGAGGCCACCGACGAGGTGGTGGAGACCGGCGAGCGGCTGCTCGTCGTCAACCAACGCCCCACCCACCCCCGCGGCCGGCAGGACGGCAGCGCCGTCACCATCCGCGACTCCACCGAGATGCGGATCCTGAGCAGTCGCGCCGAGGCCGCCCGCCGCCGGCTCAAGCTGCTCTACGACGCCGGCGGCGAGGTCGGCACCACCCTCGACGTGGTCCGTACCGCCGAGGAACTGGCCGTCGTCGCCGTACCCCGCTTCGCCGACTACGTCACCGTCGACCTCGCCGAACCGGTCCTCGACGGCGACGAACCCGGCCCCGGCGCCGACATGCGGCGTACCGCCGTCAGCGGCATCCGCCCCGACCACCCCCTCTACCCCCGCGGCCGGGTCATCGACTTCCTGCCCTCCACCCCCCAGGCACGCGGCTACGCCGGCGGAGACGCCGAACTCGTGCCCGACCTCGCCGACGCCCCGGGCTGGCACGCCCAGGACCCGCCCCGCGCCCGTGCCATCGTCGACTACGGCATCCACTCCCTCATCGCCGCACCCCTCAAGGCCCGCGGCGTCGTCCTCGGAGTGGTGAACTTCTGGCGCTCGCAAAAGCCCGAGCCCTTCGACGAGGACGACCTGTCCCTCGCCGAGGAACTCGTCGCCCGCGCGGCCGTCAGCATGGACAACGCCCGCCGCTACACCCGCGAGCACGCCCTCGCCGAGACGCTCCAGCGCAGCCTGCTCCCGCGCGCCCTGCCCGAACAGAGCGCCGTGGACGTCGCCCACTTCTACCTCCCCGCCCAGTCCGGCGTCGGCGGCGACTGGTTCGACGTCATCCCGCTGCCCGGCAGCCGCGTCGCCCTCGTCGTCGGCGACGTCGTCGGCCACGGCCTGCACGCCGCCGCCACCATGGGGCGGCTGCGCACCGCCGTCCACAACTTCTCCTCGCTCGACCTGCCGCCCGACGAGATCCTCGGCCGCCTCGACGCCCTCGTCCAACGCATCGACCACGACCACGAGGGACACAGCGACGACACCGACGGCAGCGGCGTCCTCGGCGCCACCTGCCTCTACGCCGTCTACGACCCCGTGTCCCAGCACTGCGTCATGGCCCGCGCCGGCCACCTACCGCCCCTGACGGTCGCCCCCGACGGCAGCACCGAGATCGTGGATCTGCCGACGGGACCCCCGCTGGGCCTGGGCGGCATGCCCTTCGAGACCGCCGAGCTGTACCTCGCGGAAGGCAGCCAGCTCGTCCTGTACACCGACGGCCTCGTCGAGGAGCGGGGACGCGACATCAGCGAAGGCCTCGAAGTGCTGCGGGAGGCCCTCAGCCGGCCCGGCCGCGACCCCGACGAGAGCTGCGCCGCCGTCCTCGACCGCCTCCTCCCCGAGCGCCCCGCCGACGACGTCGCCCTGCTCATCGCCCGTACGCGCACCCTCGGCCCGGACCGCGTCGCCCAGTGGGAGGTCCCCTTCCAGCCGGACGCGGTCGGCACCATCCGCAACGAGGCGGCGCGGCAACTCGAGGCCTGGGACCTCGGCGAACTCGGCTTCGCCACCGAACTGATCCTCAGCGAACTCATCACCAACGCCCTACGGCACGGCAGCGCGCCGGTACGCGTCAGACTGCTCCACGACCACCACCTGACCTGCGAGGTCTGGGACGGCAGCAGCATCGCCCCGCACCTGCGCTACGCCGCCACCACCGACGAGGGCGGCCGCGGACTCTTCCTCGTGGCCCAGCTCAGCGAGCACTGGGGCACCCGCTACACCCCGTACGGCAAGGTCATCTGGGCCGAACAGGAACTGCCCCGCAAGGGCGCCGGCGCGCGCGAGGCGGCGGAACCGGACCTCTCCGCCTTCCTCGACATCGACCCCATCTGA